The Anabaena sp. PCC 7108 region TTTACAAACGTCCTTAAGTTAGTTTTCATACTTTAAACTTGGCTTGTCAACCGTATAAATTGGTATTCAATAATGATCAAATTACTTTCTTCTCAATAGTTATCAGGAAGAATGTTATATGAATATCTTACTGCATATTACGGAAAACTACTGAGTAGTTAAATAAAGTGAACATAAATATTCCCTATCTCCAAGTAAACTTTTGATTAAGAACAGATAGAGAACTGGGGGCAAGGGGGAGTGTAGGGCAAATTCAAAAGTATTTTTACCTAATCCCTCATTGCAAACTACAAGTTCCCAGTTTCCGATTCTAAGTTAAAAAGGCGGTAATTCTTGAAGAATTGTAAACCGAATATGATTGATGGCTAATTCTCCAATAGAAATATCTTCCTTTGTTAACCGACGGCCGTTGCTAATCAAGGTTTCAAAGGTAACACCTTTACCAATTTCAATATGATACCAGCATAATCCCATAAAAAAGCGTGTAGGATAAGGACCAGCATCACCCACATCATCGGGATTAGATTCCATTGGCACCCAGCCAAAATTAGGGATGTAGAACTCTAGCCAAACATGATTAAAGTCTGGTTGCAGAGGAACTCCTTGCTGTTCTCCATAGGGAGGGCATTTATATCTACCTACAGTGCGACAAAGAATTCCATTTAAACGGCATAAAGCCAATAATACACCGACGTATTCGCCACAAGAACCAACTCCCCGTTCTAATACTACATCAGGTGTGTCAATGTATGGCTTAATCCCGTATGATAACTCATCATAAACATAATTACGGATGTTGTACATTTTCCGTAACATATTAGTTTCTGAACCAACTGCTTCACGGGCTGCACGACGGACAATAGCCGTTTCCATTGCTAAATCATCATCATCAACCAAATAGCGTTCTTGGAATGCTGGTGTCGGTTCAGGAAGTTCTTCTACATCTTTCGGTGTGATGCGATACTTTATGCCTCGGACTTCTAACAGTGCTTTCCAGCCAAATATATGCCGTTCACCGGGAGTCAGGGAATCAAATTTAAATACTGCTATTCGCTGTCCCTCAAAGATTTCTTCTGTGAAGGGTAAACCAATTGCTTCAACTTGCTTGACCTTTTGGCGTTCAGTTTCTGATGGTAGGGCAATGCGCCATTCTACATTGGGTAAATAAACCTCGTCTAGGGGTGCAATTTCCTCAACATAGGACATTTCTATAAGATAACCATTAGAGAGGGCGTAGCGCTTATCTGGCTGGTAATGATAATACAGGGGATGAATAAAAGTCATATCCCGGTAGGTTAACTCATGACAAGGGTCGGCATTGGGATTATCGCGAATATAAGGCTCCTCAGTGGCATAAGCAATGTAGAGATTTTCCTGTGTTGTATCGTTATTTCTATGTACTGCTATTCCAGTAGGAGATGCAAAAGGGGTAAGAACACTGAATCGAATTTCCCCAGTTGCCCTATCCATAGAATAAACGCTTTGTTCTGTGCGATCGCAAACCCAGAGAGTTTCCTGGGTGACGGTCAAATTTTCTATGCCCACACCAGGTGCATGAAACCGAGTAATTTCCTTGCGTGTTTCGCGGTCAAAAACTAGAATATAGCCAAGTCTTTGACAACTTACATAAACAGTCGATTCCCAAACAGCTACGCCATCAGCACCATAAGGTAAAGTGACAAAATGCTCCAAACCTAAAGAGGCAAGTTTACACCGATAAACGCTATTTTCACGGCTTACCCACAGAGTATCTTCCCAGACGGCTAAACCTGTAACTTCTGTAAACTCCTTAACTTGGTGGGGATTAAGAATTTTACTATTATCAGAGGTGGGGTCAATTTCTAGTAGATGACCTTTGATTGTATCGATAGCAATCAGTCTATCTTTGATGAAAGCAATGCCGTATAGAGTAGCAGCAGTCAGCGGTCGGATTGTTTTTTGGCCAAACATTTGGCTAACAGTCAAACTAGGGAGTACAAAACTCATATTATTAGTCATTAATCATTAGTAAAAGGCAACAGGCAACAGATTATTCTCTACATCTCCCCATCCACAATCTCCAGTCCCTAGTCCCCAATGTAACTTTAGTTGATGGAATTCCTGCCATCACTCAATTATGATCGAACTTTGTAACCATTTCCTGTGACTTACACGATGTCTGCTCATTCTTTGCCTCAAGGTGCCGTTGTTTGGCATAGTTTAGAAGTTGATAAAGCGCTAGACCTGCTTGATAGTAACCTAGACAGTGGGTTAACACCTCAAGAGATTCAACAAAGGTTGCAAAAATACGGACCTAATGAACTAGAAGAACATGGCGGCCGAAGCGCTTGGGAGATTCTTCTGGATCAGTTCACAAACATCATGTTGTTGATGTTGATCGGTGTAGCCCTCATTTCGGGTTTTTTAGATTTTTTGGCGTTGCAAGGAGGCACATTAAAATCTAATGAAGTACCATTCAAAGACACAATTGCGATTATGGCGATTGTTATCCTCAATGGTATTTTGGGCTATGTGCAGGAAAGCCGTGCTGAACAAGCTTTAGCGGCGCTGAAAAAAATGACCTCTCCTCTAGTCAGAGTCATCCGTGACCGTAAACTAGTGGAAATTGCAGCTAAAGAATTAGTACCTGGGGATGTGATGCTGCTGGAAGCTGGTATGCAAATAGCGGCTGATGGACGCTTAATAGAACAGTCTAATTTGCAAGTGCGGGAGTCGGCACTAACCGGTGAAGCCGAAGCGGTGAATAAGCAGGCAACTCTCACATTACCAGAAGAAACATCTTTAGGCGATCGCATTAATTTAGTTTTTCAAGGAACGGAAGTAGTCCAAGGACGGGCTACAGTGCTTGTCACTAATACCGGCATGACAACGGAACTAGGCAAAATTGCCACGATGTTGCAGTCTGTGGATAGTGAACCTACACCCTTACAGCAGCGCATGACTCAACTGGGTAATGTGCTGGTGACAGGTTCTTTGATTCTTGTAGCCATAGTTGTGGGTGGTGGACTCATTAATGATTTAGTGAAGGGAATAGGCTGGGTTAATTTACAAGAACTGGTGGAAGTTTCTCTGAGTATGGCGGTGGCTGTAGTTCCTGAAGGTTTACCCGCTGTAATTACTGTGACTTTGGCTTTGGGAACTCAGCGGATGGTGCGTCATCATGCTTTAATTCGTAAATTACCAGCAGTAGAAACTCTTGGTTCTGTAACTACGATTTGTTCTGATAAAACTGGAACTCTGACTCAAAATAAAATGGTGGTGCAGTCAGTTTACACCAATCAAAAAAGTTTCCGAGTTACGGGTGAAGGTTATGTCCCCATTGGAGATTTTCAGTTAGAGGGGCAGAAAGTTGACCTTGATGAAAATCCCGAAATATCCGCTTTACTGGTTGCTTGTGCCGTTTGTAATGATTCAGTACTGCAAAAAGAAGCAGGGGAATGGGCAATTTTAGGCGACCCCACAGAAGGGGCTTTGGTAACATTGGCAGGTAAAGCCGGAATTGAAAAAGACCAATGGCATAGTAAATTACCCCGTGTGTCTGAGTTTCCCTTTTCTTCAGAACGGAAACGCATGAGTGTAATTTGTCAAGTAGAAGAAATTGCCACGGGTGATCCGGCTATGAGTGGGGTTGACCCGTTAATAGCAGGGTTTTTAGCATCTGAACAATATCTAATGTTTACCAAGGGTTCACCAGAATTAACATTAGCGCGTTGCAATCAGATTTATACGGGGAATACCTCAACCCTCATTGATGAAGAACGACGCGCCCAAATTTTGGCAGCAAATGACCAAATGGCATCTCAAGGTTTACGGGTGTTAGGTTTTGCTTATAAACCTCTTACAGAAGTAGCCCCAGAGGCTTCAGAAGATGCTTCTGAACAAGATTTGGTATGGTTAGGCTTAGTGGGAATGTTGGATGCACCACGCCCCGAAGTCAGGGCAGCTGTGCAAGAATGTCGCCAAGCCGGGATTCGCCCCATTATGATTACTGGTGATCATCAATTGACAGCACGGGCGATCGCTGTAGACTTAGGTATAGCAGATGCAGATGCCAGAGTCCTCACTGGTCAAGAATTGCAACGAATGACTGAT contains the following coding sequences:
- a CDS encoding cation-translocating P-type ATPase — protein: MSAHSLPQGAVVWHSLEVDKALDLLDSNLDSGLTPQEIQQRLQKYGPNELEEHGGRSAWEILLDQFTNIMLLMLIGVALISGFLDFLALQGGTLKSNEVPFKDTIAIMAIVILNGILGYVQESRAEQALAALKKMTSPLVRVIRDRKLVEIAAKELVPGDVMLLEAGMQIAADGRLIEQSNLQVRESALTGEAEAVNKQATLTLPEETSLGDRINLVFQGTEVVQGRATVLVTNTGMTTELGKIATMLQSVDSEPTPLQQRMTQLGNVLVTGSLILVAIVVGGGLINDLVKGIGWVNLQELVEVSLSMAVAVVPEGLPAVITVTLALGTQRMVRHHALIRKLPAVETLGSVTTICSDKTGTLTQNKMVVQSVYTNQKSFRVTGEGYVPIGDFQLEGQKVDLDENPEISALLVACAVCNDSVLQKEAGEWAILGDPTEGALVTLAGKAGIEKDQWHSKLPRVSEFPFSSERKRMSVICQVEEIATGDPAMSGVDPLIAGFLASEQYLMFTKGSPELTLARCNQIYTGNTSTLIDEERRAQILAANDQMASQGLRVLGFAYKPLTEVAPEASEDASEQDLVWLGLVGMLDAPRPEVRAAVQECRQAGIRPIMITGDHQLTARAIAVDLGIADADARVLTGQELQRMTDKEIEEQVDLVSIYARVSPEHKLRIVQALQRRGRFVAMTGDGVNDAPALKQADIGIAMGITGTDVSKEASDMVLLDDNFATIVAATKEGRVVYTNIRRFIKYILGSNIGEVLTIAAAPLIGLGGVPLTPLQILWMNLVTDGLPALALAVEPPEPDVMQRPPFSPRESIFARGLGAYMVRIGIVFAIISISLMYWAYNHTHAAGYQGNPETWKTMVFTTLCIAQMGHAIAIRSNNQLTIEMNPFSNLFVLGSVIVTTILQLMLVYVEPLRNFFGTHWLSLSELAICIGFSSLMFVWVECEKLFFRFMGKRTV
- a CDS encoding transglutaminase family protein is translated as MSFVLPSLTVSQMFGQKTIRPLTAATLYGIAFIKDRLIAIDTIKGHLLEIDPTSDNSKILNPHQVKEFTEVTGLAVWEDTLWVSRENSVYRCKLASLGLEHFVTLPYGADGVAVWESTVYVSCQRLGYILVFDRETRKEITRFHAPGVGIENLTVTQETLWVCDRTEQSVYSMDRATGEIRFSVLTPFASPTGIAVHRNNDTTQENLYIAYATEEPYIRDNPNADPCHELTYRDMTFIHPLYYHYQPDKRYALSNGYLIEMSYVEEIAPLDEVYLPNVEWRIALPSETERQKVKQVEAIGLPFTEEIFEGQRIAVFKFDSLTPGERHIFGWKALLEVRGIKYRITPKDVEELPEPTPAFQERYLVDDDDLAMETAIVRRAAREAVGSETNMLRKMYNIRNYVYDELSYGIKPYIDTPDVVLERGVGSCGEYVGVLLALCRLNGILCRTVGRYKCPPYGEQQGVPLQPDFNHVWLEFYIPNFGWVPMESNPDDVGDAGPYPTRFFMGLCWYHIEIGKGVTFETLISNGRRLTKEDISIGELAINHIRFTILQELPPF